A section of the Myxocyprinus asiaticus isolate MX2 ecotype Aquarium Trade chromosome 22, UBuf_Myxa_2, whole genome shotgun sequence genome encodes:
- the LOC127413118 gene encoding TNFAIP3-interacting protein 1-like isoform X1, translating to MEGKGPYRIYDPGGSDCQVKDEASSLGYRQLLEENSTLRERMKGLKSLGDLLEESQTEAAKLRKRVEELVRDNEALKSSTTSFASSLCMGGPVQTETHSHGKHHGHPATERQESRDCLTGNTLQPEATESSSEFEVVNMEEKTISETQTPGVMHMPQENVELASQLRRLESSFSVFAEESNPNQLLAHLGRMAVEFHHLSSKVQKNEQRTSLLQTLCEQLRQENSELRKKMEEDLQYRNRDLEQLRLENLKLKEQVGGAAPTEQSSRKEEPVKEEAAKTKVEMTMTQQSGKAVEKTPSKTLDPEVYEKKIKLLEKQRRDVLEVNKQWDIQWNSMKTQFEQKITDLRQRLADSQKAVLELEAEREQKQRDYDKKLLLAKSKIDNVQGEKECLTSETCELKQKVRYLQDQLLPLTKQTEYQEKEIQRLNRALEEALNLHSPSSTQPGLNLGEGVANLRQQELHTQIAVLKEQVKIFEEDFRKERSDRERMNEEKEDLRRQVERLQGQMTNLTNQLHQSQNECQRERAERCKLERLQMQHKQEGQQERRTSDPTSGTANGPMSPPYCGPFVQVGHQGLEGWPIHFPPRMSNISTAPGRDFQPVNPGFPWQTSFPQPRGSRGQADTARPPPETAEMGAAGFGKRERQNNDPGKH from the exons ATGGAGGGAAAAGGCCCGTATCGCATCTATGACCCCGGTGGGAGTGATTGCCAGGTCAAAGACGAGGCCAGCAGCCTTGGCTACAGACAGCTGCTAGAGGAGAACAGCacattgagagagagaatgaagggTCTGAAGAGTTTAG GAGACCTGTTAGAGGAGTCTCAGACAGAGGCAGCGAAGCTTCGGAAGAGGGTTGAGGAGCTGGTGAGGGATAACGAAGCCCTGAAGTCGTCCACGACCAGCTTTGCCTCCAGTCTGTGCATGGGCGGACCCGttcagacagagacacaca GTCATGGCAAACATCACGGTCATCCTGCAACAGAAAGGCAAGAATCCCGAGATTGCTTAACTGGAAATACTTTACAACCAGAGGCAACT GAAAGTTCGTCTGAGTTTGAAGTGGTGAATATGGAAGAGAAGACCATCTCTGAAACCCAGACG CCTGGAGTGATGCACATGCCCCAGGAGAACGTGGAGCTGGCGAGTCAACTCCGGCGACTGGAGAGTTCTTTCAGTGTGTTTGCTGAAGAGTCCAACCCAAATCAGCTGCTGGCTCACCTGGGCCGCATGGCTGTGGAGTTCCACCATCTCTCATCCAAAGTCCAGAAGAACGAACAGAGAACATCTCTCTTACAG ACACTCTGTGAACAGCTAAGACAGGAAAACAGTGAGCTCAGGAAAAAAATGGAAGAGGACCTTCAGTATCGCAACCGAGATTTGGAACAGCTGAG ATTGGAGAACTTGAAACTTAAGGAGCAGGTCGGCGGAGCAGCCCCGACTGAGCAGTCGAGTCGGAAGGAGGAGCCAGTGAAAGAGGAGGCTGCCAAAACCAAGGTGGAAATGACCATGACTCAGCAG TCTGGTAAAGCTGTGGAAAAAACCCCATCAAAGACCCTTGATCCGGAGGTTTACGAGAAGAAGATCAAGCTTCTGGAGAAACAGAGGAGAGAT GTACTGGAGGTGAACAAACAGTGGGACATTCAGTGGAATTCTATGAAGACACAGTTTGAGCAAAAG ATAACAGACCTGCGGCAGCGGCTCGCTGACTCCCAGAAGGCCGTACTTGAGCTTGAAGCAGAACGTGAGCAGAAACAGCGAGACTATGACAAAAAACTCCTCCTTGCCAAGTCTAAGATCGACAATGTGCAG GGTGAGAAGGAATGCCTTACCTCAGAGACATGCGAGTTGAAACAAAAGGTACGCTACCTGCAGGACCAGTTGCTACCACTTACCAAACAAACAGAATACCAGGAGAAAGAGATCCAGAGGCTCAACAGG GCATTAGAGGAAGCATTGAATCTTCACTCTCCTTCCTCCACCCAGCCAGGCTTGAACTTGGGAGAGGGTGTGGCTAACCTGAGACAGCAGGAGCTGCACACACAGATAGCAGTTCTGAAAGAGCAG gtcaagaTCTTTGAAGAGGACTTCCGGAAGGAGAGGAGTGATAGAGAGAGGATGAATGAAGAGAAAGAAGATCTGAGACGGCAGGTGGAAAGGCTACAGGGACAAATGACTAATCTGACTAATCAG CTTCATCAATCACAGAATGAGTGTCAGAGAGAGCGTGCAGAGAGGTGTAAACTGGAGAGACTGCAGATGCAACACAAGCA GGAGGGGCAGCAGGAGAGGAGGACGTCCGATCCCACATCTGGCACAGCAAATGGCCCCATGAGCCCTCCATACTGTGGTCCGTTTGTTCAGGTGGGCCATCAGGGTCTAGAGGGGTGGCCCATACACTTCCCCCCAAGGATGTCTAACATCAGTACGGCACCCGGCAGGGACTTCCAGCCTGTCAATCCA GGTTTTCCCTGGCAGACATCCTTCCCACAGCCACGTGGTTCTAGAGGACAAGCAGACACAGCAAGACCCCCTCCAGAAACTGCAG AAATGGGAGCAGCTGGATTTGGGAAAAGGGAGCGTCAGAACAATGACCCTGGAAAGCACTAA
- the LOC127413118 gene encoding TNFAIP3-interacting protein 1-like isoform X2: MEGKGPYRIYDPGGSDCQVKDEASSLGYRQLLEENSTLRERMKGLKSLGDLLEESQTEAAKLRKRVEELVRDNEALKSSTTSFASSLCMGGPVQTETHSHGKHHGHPATERQESRDCLTGNTLQPEATESSSEFEVVNMEEKTISETQTPGVMHMPQENVELASQLRRLESSFSVFAEESNPNQLLAHLGRMAVEFHHLSSKVQKNEQRTSLLQTLCEQLRQENSELRKKMEEDLQYRNRDLEQLRLENLKLKEQVGGAAPTEQSSRKEEPVKEEAAKTKVEMTMTQQSGKAVEKTPSKTLDPEVYEKKIKLLEKQRRDVLEVNKQWDIQWNSMKTQFEQKITDLRQRLADSQKAVLELEAEREQKQRDYDKKLLLAKSKIDNVQGEKECLTSETCELKQKVRYLQDQLLPLTKQTEYQEKEIQRLNRALEEALNLHSPSSTQPGLNLGEGVANLRQQELHTQIAVLKEQVKIFEEDFRKERSDRERMNEEKEDLRRQVERLQGQMTNLTNQLHQSQNECQRERAERCKLERLQMQHKQGQQERRTSDPTSGTANGPMSPPYCGPFVQVGHQGLEGWPIHFPPRMSNISTAPGRDFQPVNPGFPWQTSFPQPRGSRGQADTARPPPETAEMGAAGFGKRERQNNDPGKH; this comes from the exons ATGGAGGGAAAAGGCCCGTATCGCATCTATGACCCCGGTGGGAGTGATTGCCAGGTCAAAGACGAGGCCAGCAGCCTTGGCTACAGACAGCTGCTAGAGGAGAACAGCacattgagagagagaatgaagggTCTGAAGAGTTTAG GAGACCTGTTAGAGGAGTCTCAGACAGAGGCAGCGAAGCTTCGGAAGAGGGTTGAGGAGCTGGTGAGGGATAACGAAGCCCTGAAGTCGTCCACGACCAGCTTTGCCTCCAGTCTGTGCATGGGCGGACCCGttcagacagagacacaca GTCATGGCAAACATCACGGTCATCCTGCAACAGAAAGGCAAGAATCCCGAGATTGCTTAACTGGAAATACTTTACAACCAGAGGCAACT GAAAGTTCGTCTGAGTTTGAAGTGGTGAATATGGAAGAGAAGACCATCTCTGAAACCCAGACG CCTGGAGTGATGCACATGCCCCAGGAGAACGTGGAGCTGGCGAGTCAACTCCGGCGACTGGAGAGTTCTTTCAGTGTGTTTGCTGAAGAGTCCAACCCAAATCAGCTGCTGGCTCACCTGGGCCGCATGGCTGTGGAGTTCCACCATCTCTCATCCAAAGTCCAGAAGAACGAACAGAGAACATCTCTCTTACAG ACACTCTGTGAACAGCTAAGACAGGAAAACAGTGAGCTCAGGAAAAAAATGGAAGAGGACCTTCAGTATCGCAACCGAGATTTGGAACAGCTGAG ATTGGAGAACTTGAAACTTAAGGAGCAGGTCGGCGGAGCAGCCCCGACTGAGCAGTCGAGTCGGAAGGAGGAGCCAGTGAAAGAGGAGGCTGCCAAAACCAAGGTGGAAATGACCATGACTCAGCAG TCTGGTAAAGCTGTGGAAAAAACCCCATCAAAGACCCTTGATCCGGAGGTTTACGAGAAGAAGATCAAGCTTCTGGAGAAACAGAGGAGAGAT GTACTGGAGGTGAACAAACAGTGGGACATTCAGTGGAATTCTATGAAGACACAGTTTGAGCAAAAG ATAACAGACCTGCGGCAGCGGCTCGCTGACTCCCAGAAGGCCGTACTTGAGCTTGAAGCAGAACGTGAGCAGAAACAGCGAGACTATGACAAAAAACTCCTCCTTGCCAAGTCTAAGATCGACAATGTGCAG GGTGAGAAGGAATGCCTTACCTCAGAGACATGCGAGTTGAAACAAAAGGTACGCTACCTGCAGGACCAGTTGCTACCACTTACCAAACAAACAGAATACCAGGAGAAAGAGATCCAGAGGCTCAACAGG GCATTAGAGGAAGCATTGAATCTTCACTCTCCTTCCTCCACCCAGCCAGGCTTGAACTTGGGAGAGGGTGTGGCTAACCTGAGACAGCAGGAGCTGCACACACAGATAGCAGTTCTGAAAGAGCAG gtcaagaTCTTTGAAGAGGACTTCCGGAAGGAGAGGAGTGATAGAGAGAGGATGAATGAAGAGAAAGAAGATCTGAGACGGCAGGTGGAAAGGCTACAGGGACAAATGACTAATCTGACTAATCAG CTTCATCAATCACAGAATGAGTGTCAGAGAGAGCGTGCAGAGAGGTGTAAACTGGAGAGACTGCAGATGCAACACAAGCAG GGGCAGCAGGAGAGGAGGACGTCCGATCCCACATCTGGCACAGCAAATGGCCCCATGAGCCCTCCATACTGTGGTCCGTTTGTTCAGGTGGGCCATCAGGGTCTAGAGGGGTGGCCCATACACTTCCCCCCAAGGATGTCTAACATCAGTACGGCACCCGGCAGGGACTTCCAGCCTGTCAATCCA GGTTTTCCCTGGCAGACATCCTTCCCACAGCCACGTGGTTCTAGAGGACAAGCAGACACAGCAAGACCCCCTCCAGAAACTGCAG AAATGGGAGCAGCTGGATTTGGGAAAAGGGAGCGTCAGAACAATGACCCTGGAAAGCACTAA
- the LOC127413118 gene encoding TNFAIP3-interacting protein 1-like isoform X3 encodes MEGKGPYRIYDPGGSDCQVKDEASSLGYRQLLEENSTLRERMKGLKSLGDLLEESQTEAAKLRKRVEELVRDNEALKSSTTSFASSLCMGGPVQTETHSHGKHHGHPATERQESRDCLTGNTLQPEATESSSEFEVVNMEEKTISETQTPGVMHMPQENVELASQLRRLESSFSVFAEESNPNQLLAHLGRMAVEFHHLSSKVQKNEQRTSLLQTLCEQLRQENSELRKKMEEDLQYRNRDLEQLRLENLKLKEQVGGAAPTEQSSRKEEPVKEEAAKTKVEMTMTQQSGKAVEKTPSKTLDPEVYEKKIKLLEKQRRDVLEVNKQWDIQWNSMKTQFEQKITDLRQRLADSQKAVLELEAEREQKQRDYDKKLLLAKSKIDNVQGEKECLTSETCELKQKVRYLQDQLLPLTKQTEYQEKEIQRLNRALEEALNLHSPSSTQPGLNLGEGVANLRQQELHTQIAVLKEQVKIFEEDFRKERSDRERMNEEKEDLRRQVERLQGQMTNLTNQLHQSQNECQRERAERCKLERLQMQHKQQERRTSDPTSGTANGPMSPPYCGPFVQVGHQGLEGWPIHFPPRMSNISTAPGRDFQPVNPGFPWQTSFPQPRGSRGQADTARPPPETAEMGAAGFGKRERQNNDPGKH; translated from the exons ATGGAGGGAAAAGGCCCGTATCGCATCTATGACCCCGGTGGGAGTGATTGCCAGGTCAAAGACGAGGCCAGCAGCCTTGGCTACAGACAGCTGCTAGAGGAGAACAGCacattgagagagagaatgaagggTCTGAAGAGTTTAG GAGACCTGTTAGAGGAGTCTCAGACAGAGGCAGCGAAGCTTCGGAAGAGGGTTGAGGAGCTGGTGAGGGATAACGAAGCCCTGAAGTCGTCCACGACCAGCTTTGCCTCCAGTCTGTGCATGGGCGGACCCGttcagacagagacacaca GTCATGGCAAACATCACGGTCATCCTGCAACAGAAAGGCAAGAATCCCGAGATTGCTTAACTGGAAATACTTTACAACCAGAGGCAACT GAAAGTTCGTCTGAGTTTGAAGTGGTGAATATGGAAGAGAAGACCATCTCTGAAACCCAGACG CCTGGAGTGATGCACATGCCCCAGGAGAACGTGGAGCTGGCGAGTCAACTCCGGCGACTGGAGAGTTCTTTCAGTGTGTTTGCTGAAGAGTCCAACCCAAATCAGCTGCTGGCTCACCTGGGCCGCATGGCTGTGGAGTTCCACCATCTCTCATCCAAAGTCCAGAAGAACGAACAGAGAACATCTCTCTTACAG ACACTCTGTGAACAGCTAAGACAGGAAAACAGTGAGCTCAGGAAAAAAATGGAAGAGGACCTTCAGTATCGCAACCGAGATTTGGAACAGCTGAG ATTGGAGAACTTGAAACTTAAGGAGCAGGTCGGCGGAGCAGCCCCGACTGAGCAGTCGAGTCGGAAGGAGGAGCCAGTGAAAGAGGAGGCTGCCAAAACCAAGGTGGAAATGACCATGACTCAGCAG TCTGGTAAAGCTGTGGAAAAAACCCCATCAAAGACCCTTGATCCGGAGGTTTACGAGAAGAAGATCAAGCTTCTGGAGAAACAGAGGAGAGAT GTACTGGAGGTGAACAAACAGTGGGACATTCAGTGGAATTCTATGAAGACACAGTTTGAGCAAAAG ATAACAGACCTGCGGCAGCGGCTCGCTGACTCCCAGAAGGCCGTACTTGAGCTTGAAGCAGAACGTGAGCAGAAACAGCGAGACTATGACAAAAAACTCCTCCTTGCCAAGTCTAAGATCGACAATGTGCAG GGTGAGAAGGAATGCCTTACCTCAGAGACATGCGAGTTGAAACAAAAGGTACGCTACCTGCAGGACCAGTTGCTACCACTTACCAAACAAACAGAATACCAGGAGAAAGAGATCCAGAGGCTCAACAGG GCATTAGAGGAAGCATTGAATCTTCACTCTCCTTCCTCCACCCAGCCAGGCTTGAACTTGGGAGAGGGTGTGGCTAACCTGAGACAGCAGGAGCTGCACACACAGATAGCAGTTCTGAAAGAGCAG gtcaagaTCTTTGAAGAGGACTTCCGGAAGGAGAGGAGTGATAGAGAGAGGATGAATGAAGAGAAAGAAGATCTGAGACGGCAGGTGGAAAGGCTACAGGGACAAATGACTAATCTGACTAATCAG CTTCATCAATCACAGAATGAGTGTCAGAGAGAGCGTGCAGAGAGGTGTAAACTGGAGAGACTGCAGATGCAACACAAGCAG CAGGAGAGGAGGACGTCCGATCCCACATCTGGCACAGCAAATGGCCCCATGAGCCCTCCATACTGTGGTCCGTTTGTTCAGGTGGGCCATCAGGGTCTAGAGGGGTGGCCCATACACTTCCCCCCAAGGATGTCTAACATCAGTACGGCACCCGGCAGGGACTTCCAGCCTGTCAATCCA GGTTTTCCCTGGCAGACATCCTTCCCACAGCCACGTGGTTCTAGAGGACAAGCAGACACAGCAAGACCCCCTCCAGAAACTGCAG AAATGGGAGCAGCTGGATTTGGGAAAAGGGAGCGTCAGAACAATGACCCTGGAAAGCACTAA